From one Holophagales bacterium genomic stretch:
- a CDS encoding PD40 domain-containing protein → MASTIRARFGTVGLAWALLAPVAVATADVAHAQKALWLRAPAISPDGRTVAFSYRGDVWSVPAAGGTATPLTVHAGYDTAPVWSPDGRQIAFASDRYGNFDVFVMPAAGGTARRLTFHSADDTPTSFTPDGKGVLFGSARLDSATNVQFPTGAQPELYRVDLAGGMPAQVLSTPALHAVWDKAGERLAYSDQKGYEMEWRKHDNSSFARDVWVWERASNTHRRLTSSGVDDRQPVWAPGERALYYLSEKSGSFNVWRLDLADPQHPVQVTTHTVHPVRFLSASASGDLSYAFDGEIWVRPAGNSQSRKLEVAAAADRGDLAVAPLTVSGEVNEFDLSPSGKEIAFVARGEVFVASVEHGTTRRITDSPGQERSVSFSPDGKSLLYAAERDGSWNLYRTDRTDPEEPAFFNATGLKETVVLATAAEEFQPRFSPDGKEVAYLEERTTLKVLNLASGKSRTVLPGEMNYSYADGDQWYEWSPDGRTIAVQFLSPTRWSSEVGLVPAAGGAAVTNLTRSGYEDERPRWARKGEVLIWATDRHGARQQAGWAREQDVFAAFLTRKAWDRFRLDEGAYAQLAEKEKEAEKEKDKGKDKDADKAKEKDKGKAPAEKPAVKVPDPVTLELEAIEDRTVRLSMHSADIADAALTPDGETLVYLARFEKGYDLWKYLPRKKEIKLLAKLDAERSAAFRLDAEGKKAVVLADEKMVSVDLESGKTTPVKISARLELRAAEEREALFEHAWRQTQKKFYVENLHGVDWPAMKAAYGRFLPHVDNNRDFAELISEMQGELNASHTGGRYRPTRPDADSTAALGFFPDPAWTGDGVRVLEVIEKSPLQQAGTKVRAGVVITAIDGASIAPGANWYPLLNRKAGTRVRLSLFDPASQLRWEESVKPISWQDQAPLLYARWVRSRRAAVEKLSGGRLGYAHIRGMNDGAYREIFEEIFGRAVDKEAIVLDTRFNGGGNLVEPLTVFLSGQVYYRAVPRGRQIGVEPGMRWTKPSIVVMNEGNYSDAHCFPTAYKALKLGDTVGMQVPGTCTSVWWERLQDRSLTFGIPEVGYLDPAGDLTENKHLDPDHEVDNDPAIEAAGRDQQLEKAVTVLLEKLGKR, encoded by the coding sequence ATGGCATCGACGATCAGGGCTCGATTCGGCACAGTGGGACTGGCGTGGGCGCTCCTCGCGCCCGTCGCCGTCGCGACCGCGGACGTGGCTCACGCCCAGAAGGCCCTCTGGTTGCGGGCCCCGGCGATCTCCCCGGACGGCCGAACGGTGGCCTTCAGCTACCGCGGCGACGTCTGGAGCGTGCCGGCGGCCGGCGGAACCGCGACGCCGCTGACGGTCCACGCCGGCTACGACACCGCCCCGGTCTGGTCTCCGGATGGCCGGCAGATCGCCTTTGCCTCTGACCGCTACGGCAACTTCGACGTCTTCGTCATGCCGGCGGCCGGCGGCACGGCGCGGCGCCTGACCTTTCACTCGGCCGACGACACGCCGACGAGCTTCACTCCGGACGGCAAGGGCGTGCTCTTCGGCTCCGCCCGGCTCGACAGCGCCACGAACGTGCAGTTCCCCACCGGCGCCCAGCCGGAGCTCTACCGCGTCGACCTCGCCGGCGGCATGCCCGCGCAGGTGCTCAGCACGCCCGCCCTCCATGCCGTCTGGGACAAGGCGGGCGAGCGACTCGCCTACTCCGACCAGAAGGGCTACGAGATGGAGTGGCGCAAGCACGACAACTCCTCGTTCGCCCGCGACGTCTGGGTCTGGGAACGCGCCTCAAACACGCACCGCCGCCTCACCTCCTCCGGCGTCGACGACCGCCAGCCGGTGTGGGCGCCCGGAGAGCGCGCTCTCTACTACCTCTCCGAGAAGAGCGGCAGCTTCAACGTCTGGAGGCTCGACCTCGCAGATCCTCAGCACCCCGTCCAGGTGACGACGCACACTGTCCACCCCGTGCGCTTCCTGAGCGCCTCGGCCTCCGGAGACCTCTCCTACGCGTTCGACGGCGAGATCTGGGTCCGTCCCGCCGGCAACAGCCAGAGCCGAAAGCTCGAGGTGGCGGCCGCAGCCGACAGGGGCGACCTCGCGGTCGCGCCGCTGACCGTCTCGGGCGAGGTCAACGAGTTCGATCTCTCGCCGAGCGGCAAGGAGATCGCCTTCGTGGCCCGCGGCGAGGTCTTCGTCGCGTCGGTGGAGCACGGCACGACGCGCCGCATCACCGACTCGCCGGGCCAGGAGCGCTCCGTGAGCTTCTCGCCCGACGGCAAGAGCCTCCTCTACGCCGCAGAGCGCGACGGGAGCTGGAACCTCTACCGCACCGACCGCACTGACCCCGAAGAGCCGGCCTTCTTCAACGCCACGGGCCTCAAGGAGACCGTCGTCCTCGCCACGGCGGCCGAGGAGTTCCAGCCGAGGTTCTCGCCGGACGGCAAGGAGGTCGCCTACCTCGAGGAGCGCACGACACTCAAGGTCCTGAACCTCGCGAGCGGCAAGAGCCGCACCGTCCTTCCCGGCGAGATGAACTACTCCTACGCCGACGGCGACCAGTGGTACGAGTGGTCGCCCGACGGCAGGACCATCGCCGTCCAGTTCCTGAGCCCCACCCGCTGGTCGAGCGAGGTCGGCCTGGTGCCGGCCGCCGGCGGCGCCGCCGTGACGAACCTGACCCGCAGCGGCTACGAGGACGAGCGGCCGCGCTGGGCCCGCAAGGGCGAAGTCCTGATCTGGGCGACCGACCGCCACGGCGCGCGCCAGCAGGCCGGGTGGGCCCGCGAGCAGGACGTCTTCGCCGCCTTCCTCACCCGCAAGGCCTGGGACCGCTTCCGCCTCGACGAAGGCGCCTATGCGCAGCTCGCCGAGAAGGAGAAGGAGGCGGAGAAGGAGAAGGACAAAGGCAAGGACAAGGACGCGGACAAGGCCAAGGAGAAGGACAAGGGCAAGGCTCCGGCCGAGAAGCCGGCGGTCAAGGTCCCCGACCCGGTGACCCTCGAGCTCGAGGCGATCGAGGACCGGACGGTGCGCCTCTCGATGCACTCGGCCGACATCGCCGACGCCGCCCTCACGCCCGACGGCGAGACCCTCGTCTACCTCGCGCGCTTCGAGAAGGGCTACGACCTCTGGAAGTACCTGCCGCGCAAGAAGGAGATCAAGCTCCTCGCCAAGCTCGACGCCGAGCGCTCCGCCGCCTTCCGCCTCGACGCCGAAGGAAAGAAGGCCGTCGTGCTGGCCGACGAGAAGATGGTCTCGGTCGACCTCGAGTCGGGCAAGACCACGCCGGTCAAGATCTCGGCGCGGCTCGAGCTGCGCGCCGCCGAGGAGCGGGAGGCGCTCTTCGAGCACGCCTGGCGCCAGACGCAGAAGAAGTTCTACGTCGAGAACCTGCACGGCGTCGACTGGCCCGCGATGAAGGCCGCCTATGGCCGCTTCCTCCCCCACGTCGACAACAACCGCGACTTCGCCGAGCTGATCTCGGAGATGCAGGGAGAGCTCAACGCCTCGCACACCGGCGGGCGCTACCGTCCGACGCGCCCCGACGCCGACTCCACCGCCGCGCTCGGCTTCTTCCCGGATCCTGCCTGGACGGGCGACGGCGTGCGCGTCCTCGAGGTCATCGAAAAGTCGCCCCTGCAGCAGGCCGGGACGAAGGTGCGCGCCGGCGTCGTCATCACCGCCATCGACGGCGCGTCGATCGCGCCCGGAGCCAACTGGTATCCGCTCCTCAACCGCAAGGCGGGCACGCGGGTCCGGCTCTCCCTCTTCGACCCGGCGAGCCAGCTGCGCTGGGAGGAAAGCGTGAAGCCGATCTCCTGGCAGGACCAGGCACCGCTCCTCTACGCCCGGTGGGTGCGCTCGCGCCGCGCCGCCGTGGAGAAGCTCTCGGGCGGACGCCTCGGCTACGCCCACATCCGCGGCATGAACGACGGGGCCTACCGCGAGATCTTCGAGGAGATCTTCGGCCGCGCCGTGGACAAGGAAGCCATCGTCCTCGACACCCGCTTCAACGGCGGCGGCAACCTCGTCGAGCCGCTCACCGTCTTCCTTTCCGGGCAGGTCTACTACCGCGCCGTGCCGCGGGGCCGGCAGATCGGCGTCGAGCCGGGAATGCGCTGGACCAAGCCGTCGATCGTCGTGATGAACGAGGGCAATTACTCCGACGCCCACTGCTTCCCCACCGCCTACAAGGCGCTGAAGCTGGGCGACACGGTCGGCATGCAGGTGCCGGGCACCTGCACCTCGGTCTGGTGGGAGCGCCTGCAGGACCGCTCGCTGACGTTCGGCATCCCCGAGGTCGGCTACCTCGACCCCGCCGGGGACCTGACCGAGAACAAGCACCTCGACCCCGACCATGAGGTCGACAACGACCCGGCCATCGAGGCCGCGGGGCGCGACCAGCAGCTCGAGAAGGCCGTCACCGTCCTTTTGGAGAAGCTCGGGAAACGCTGA
- a CDS encoding OsmC family protein, whose translation MAVDIDIVYTGDLHCEATHRPSGTKLVTDAPVDNGGKGDAFSPTDLCATSLGACLVTTVALVAQRHGIELAGTTVHVVKEMVADPRRRIGALLTTVTFPAGLDLPPEKRALLEATARACPVTQSLGPGVEVPMEFRWPL comes from the coding sequence ATGGCCGTCGACATCGACATCGTCTACACGGGCGACCTCCACTGCGAGGCGACCCACCGCCCTTCCGGAACGAAGCTCGTGACCGACGCCCCCGTCGACAACGGGGGCAAGGGCGACGCTTTTTCCCCGACGGACCTGTGCGCCACGTCCCTCGGCGCGTGCCTCGTCACGACGGTGGCGCTCGTCGCCCAGCGGCACGGTATCGAGCTCGCGGGAACGACCGTCCACGTCGTCAAGGAGATGGTCGCCGACCCGCGCCGCCGGATCGGCGCGCTCCTCACGACCGTGACGTTTCCTGCGGGCCTCGATCTCCCGCCGGAGAAGCGCGCGCTCCTCGAGGCGACGGCCCGTGCCTGCCCGGTCACCCAGAGCCTCGGGCCCGGCGTCGAGGTGCCGATGGAGTTCCGCTGGCCGCTCTGA
- the lon gene encoding endopeptidase La has protein sequence MQPTQTLPVIPLRNAVLFPGVSFPIAAGRPGTLHAIETAMKSPDQLVFAITQRQDVEAVTPELLHTVGTIASIGPIQRGVGGARLLLQGKTRGIAMRIQEKDGRLEAVVVEAAEMPPLDAGDTAFVALLKELKERSAELAKKLGLPDEAIANVLSEADEPGKLADLVAGYIDIPTAERQLLLETLSVEDRVRRTLVHVQRQVDVLDAQEEIKSKVQEELGDRQREMFLRQQLKAIQKELGEGEDGDDDLKGLKEKLDALVLTEDVRKEIDREWKKLQRLSRESMEAQVLRNYLELVAELPWSVRSDEHLDVVEAERILDEDHYALKDVKDRILEFLAVRQLLGRRTAEAAAEPLEGAKTEAAVEGATAPASALPPHAEPPKVDGARPVESKSLPNRGRILLFAGPPGVGKTSIAKSIARALGRKYVRISFGGARDEADIRGHRRTYVGAMPGRIVQGMRQAGTKNPVFLLDEVDKLGVSMQGDPASALLEVLDPAQNDSFTDHYLNVPFDLSEVLFIATANFVQSIPGPLLDRLEVIEFSGYTEREKTLIARNYLLPRQLGENGLNPGQLEVTDAALAEIISSYTREAGVRQLERELGKLGRKVARRIAAGEIEKAAVDAPDVAPILGRKKIQPEKIVHEDQVGVATGMYYTPAGGDIMFIEAALMRGKGEVLLTGQLGDVMKESARAAWTFARSHAPLLGIDDTAFERDLHIHVPAGAIPKDGPSAGVAMASAIVSALSKRTCRRDVAMTGEVTLSGRVLPIGGVKEKLLGAVRAGIRTVVLPKENVADLEDLPQDVRDGLEIVPVQDLSEALAVSLRGRVKDGQLLFTDEAAGSGKDAPAAH, from the coding sequence ATGCAGCCCACCCAGACTCTTCCGGTCATTCCTCTTCGGAACGCCGTTCTCTTTCCGGGGGTCAGCTTCCCGATCGCCGCCGGCCGGCCCGGCACGCTTCACGCCATCGAGACGGCGATGAAAAGCCCCGATCAGCTCGTGTTCGCCATAACCCAGCGCCAGGACGTCGAAGCCGTGACGCCCGAGCTCCTCCACACCGTAGGGACCATCGCCTCGATCGGGCCGATCCAGCGCGGTGTGGGCGGCGCCCGGCTCCTCCTCCAGGGGAAGACCCGCGGCATCGCGATGAGGATCCAGGAGAAGGACGGGCGCCTCGAGGCGGTCGTCGTCGAGGCTGCCGAGATGCCTCCGCTCGACGCCGGCGACACCGCGTTCGTCGCGCTCCTGAAGGAGCTGAAGGAGCGTTCCGCCGAGCTGGCCAAGAAGCTCGGCCTGCCGGACGAGGCCATCGCGAACGTCCTGTCCGAGGCCGACGAGCCGGGCAAGCTCGCCGACCTCGTCGCCGGCTACATCGACATCCCCACGGCCGAGCGACAGCTCCTTCTCGAGACCCTTTCGGTGGAGGACCGCGTCCGGCGGACGCTCGTTCACGTCCAGCGGCAGGTCGACGTTCTCGACGCGCAGGAGGAGATCAAGTCGAAGGTCCAGGAAGAGCTCGGCGACCGACAGCGGGAGATGTTCCTCCGCCAGCAGCTGAAGGCGATCCAGAAGGAGCTGGGCGAGGGCGAGGACGGGGACGACGACCTGAAGGGGCTCAAGGAGAAGCTCGACGCGCTCGTTCTCACCGAGGACGTCCGCAAGGAGATCGACCGGGAGTGGAAGAAGCTCCAGAGGCTCTCCCGCGAGTCCATGGAAGCGCAGGTCCTGCGCAACTACCTCGAGCTCGTCGCCGAGCTGCCCTGGTCGGTGCGCAGCGACGAGCACCTCGACGTCGTGGAGGCGGAGAGGATCCTCGACGAGGATCACTACGCCCTGAAGGACGTGAAGGACAGGATCCTCGAGTTCCTCGCGGTCCGCCAGCTCCTCGGGCGCAGGACCGCGGAGGCGGCTGCGGAGCCCTTGGAGGGCGCGAAGACCGAGGCCGCGGTGGAAGGGGCGACGGCACCGGCGTCGGCGCTTCCGCCGCATGCCGAACCTCCGAAAGTGGACGGGGCCAGGCCCGTCGAATCGAAGAGCCTTCCGAACCGGGGCCGGATTCTCCTCTTCGCCGGTCCTCCCGGGGTCGGGAAGACGTCGATCGCGAAGTCGATCGCGCGCGCCCTCGGCCGCAAGTACGTCAGGATCTCGTTCGGCGGGGCCCGCGACGAGGCGGACATCCGCGGCCACCGGAGAACGTACGTCGGCGCGATGCCGGGCCGGATCGTCCAGGGGATGCGGCAGGCGGGGACGAAGAACCCGGTCTTCCTCCTCGACGAGGTCGACAAGCTCGGTGTCTCCATGCAGGGAGACCCGGCGTCGGCGCTCCTGGAGGTCCTCGACCCGGCCCAGAACGACAGCTTCACCGACCACTACCTCAACGTCCCGTTCGACCTCTCCGAGGTCCTCTTCATCGCGACGGCGAACTTCGTCCAGTCGATTCCAGGCCCGCTCCTCGACCGGCTCGAGGTCATCGAGTTCTCCGGCTACACGGAACGCGAAAAGACGCTGATCGCCCGGAACTACCTCCTTCCGAGGCAGCTCGGCGAGAACGGCCTGAACCCGGGCCAGCTCGAGGTGACCGACGCGGCTCTCGCGGAGATCATCTCGTCCTACACGCGCGAAGCGGGCGTCCGCCAGCTCGAGCGGGAGCTCGGGAAGCTGGGGCGGAAGGTGGCGCGCCGGATCGCCGCGGGGGAGATCGAGAAGGCCGCCGTCGACGCGCCCGACGTGGCGCCGATCCTCGGCCGCAAGAAGATCCAGCCCGAGAAGATCGTCCACGAGGACCAGGTCGGGGTCGCCACGGGGATGTACTACACGCCCGCCGGCGGCGACATCATGTTCATCGAGGCGGCGCTCATGCGCGGAAAGGGGGAAGTCCTCCTGACCGGCCAGCTCGGCGACGTCATGAAGGAGTCGGCCCGGGCGGCGTGGACCTTCGCCCGCTCGCACGCTCCGCTGCTCGGCATCGACGACACGGCCTTCGAGCGCGACCTCCACATCCACGTCCCTGCCGGGGCGATCCCGAAGGACGGCCCGTCGGCCGGCGTGGCGATGGCTTCGGCGATCGTCTCGGCGCTCTCGAAGCGGACCTGCCGCCGCGACGTCGCGATGACGGGGGAAGTGACCCTCTCGGGCCGGGTCCTGCCGATCGGCGGCGTCAAGGAAAAGCTCCTTGGCGCCGTGCGAGCGGGGATCCGGACAGTCGTTCTTCCGAAAGAGAACGTGGCGGACCTCGAGGACCTCCCCCAGGACGTTCGGGACGGACTGGAGATCGTGCCGGTGCAGGACCTGAGCGAGGCGCTCGCCGTCTCGCTGAGGGGGCGCGTGAAGGACGGGCAGCTACTCTTCACGGACGAGGCGGCCGGCAGCGGCAAGGACGCGCCGGCGGCGCACTGA
- a CDS encoding GYD domain-containing protein, whose product MPTYVLMTKLTPAALQGTSGRRATGHDWKTKVDKVCPGIRWIGHYALLGPYDFMDIYEAPDGETAFRVSLLSRENGALTAESWPAVAYPDFLGIADAVEGRPG is encoded by the coding sequence ATGCCGACGTACGTCCTGATGACGAAGCTGACACCCGCGGCGCTCCAGGGGACGTCGGGGCGCAGAGCCACCGGCCACGACTGGAAGACGAAGGTGGACAAAGTCTGTCCCGGCATCCGGTGGATCGGCCACTACGCGCTTCTCGGCCCGTACGACTTCATGGACATCTACGAGGCGCCGGATGGCGAGACGGCGTTCCGGGTCTCGCTCCTCTCGCGCGAGAACGGCGCGCTCACGGCCGAAAGCTGGCCCGCGGTCGCCTACCCGGACTTCCTCGGCATCGCCGATGCGGTCGAGGGCCGGCCTGGCTGA
- a CDS encoding methylated-DNA--[protein]-cysteine S-methyltransferase yields the protein MSTTIHTATVETPAGPFWLAAKDGALVAAGFADSAPRLRSRLEARFGPLDQRDASDPAGAVTALLRFLAGETAALFAVPVDLGGTPFQRDVWAALREIPAGSTITYAELARRVGRPRAVRAVGSANGANPVSVVVPCHRVVGKDGLRGYAGGVARKEWLLAHEGATPG from the coding sequence ATGAGCACGACGATCCACACCGCCACCGTCGAGACCCCCGCCGGCCCGTTCTGGCTCGCCGCGAAGGACGGCGCGCTCGTTGCCGCCGGCTTCGCCGATTCGGCTCCTCGCCTCCGCTCGCGGCTCGAGGCACGCTTCGGACCGCTCGATCAGCGGGACGCCAGCGACCCCGCAGGTGCGGTCACGGCGCTCCTGCGTTTCCTGGCGGGCGAGACGGCGGCGCTGTTCGCCGTCCCGGTCGACCTCGGCGGCACGCCGTTCCAGCGTGACGTCTGGGCGGCGCTTCGCGAGATCCCAGCCGGTTCGACGATCACTTACGCGGAGCTGGCCCGGCGCGTCGGCCGCCCGCGGGCCGTGAGGGCCGTCGGCTCCGCGAACGGTGCGAATCCCGTGTCGGTCGTCGTGCCCTGCCACCGCGTCGTCGGCAAGGACGGCCTTCGAGGGTACGCCGGGGGCGTCGCGCGCAAGGAGTGGCTCCTCGCGCACGAGGGGGCGACACCGGGCTGA
- a CDS encoding helix-turn-helix domain-containing protein — MRSRAGLADGPGAASARGEGRGAPAGGRVLAQAEPPQPARDDSQQDDGERQAREDEEVGEVAAEEEQDEPQDRRGFGDGEGDERPPEEHVERKRGRGIGAHAWRNGESEERQAERGAVEDVSQCPRRHVDRRLRRRHDEDDDGVEGNRGGEAGDEDEPADLLGKRNRSRHARAPHTRYPAPAPAGPGSGTKRSRGGRGLGPVGSRARQPRPKTARRPCPDCGITTAVEIDRESCLAAFLGRDRRFAGRFYAGVTSTGVYCRPGCPAPLPRPRNVLFFRCAAAAEEAGFRACRRCRPDTAPGTPAWTGTSVTVARALRQIDAGLADDAPLGALAARLGVGERHLRRLFAEHLGASPIAVARTRRLHFARRLLDDTTLRMSDVALAAGYSSVRRFNEAMRAAFGVPPSRLRRPVSTRTESAPAGIALGLPFRPPFDDTALLAFLATRAVPGIEEVSGGVYRRTADLGGSAGIVEAGVDSGRGLLSLRLRGLGPAVALEAARRTARLFDLDADPATIAAHLGADPLLAPLLARRPGLRVPGAWDPFETAVRTILGQQVSVRAARTLAARLASRFGRSLDARTARDGLTLLFPRAEELADADVVSIGLPSRRAETIRFLAREVALGRIDLGPAASLDEAQRRLAGVPGIGPWTAQVIALRALGEPDALPAGDLGLRKALAEGATLPTIAAVEARARSWRPWRAYALIHLWTDLANRENA, encoded by the coding sequence ATGCGGTCGAGGGCCGGCCTGGCTGACGGTCCCGGAGCCGCGTCAGCCCGGGGAGAGGGGAGGGGCGCCCCCGCCGGCGGCCGGGTCCTCGCGCAGGCGGAACCACCGCAGCCCGCGCGGGACGATTCCCAGCAGGATGACGGCGAGCGCCAGGCCCGCGAGGACGAGGAAGTCGGCGAGGTTGCGGCCGAGGAAGAACAGGACGAGCCCCAGGATCGCCGAGGTTTCGGCGATGGCGAGGGAGATGAGCGTCCGCCGGAGGAACACGTCGAACGGAAGCGCGGTCGCGGGATCGGAGCCCACGCGTGGCGCAACGGCGAGAGCGAGGAGCGCCAGGCCGAACGCGGCGCCGTAGAGGACGTATCGCAGTGCCCGCGGCGCCACGTCGACAGGCGCCTCCGCCGACGACACGACGAAGACGACGACGGCGTAGAGGGGAATCGAGGCGGTGAGGCCGGCGACGAGGACGAGCCAGCGGACCTTCTCGGGAAGCGGAATCGGTCGAGGCATGCGCGCGCTCCGCACACACGATACCCCGCTCCCGCGCCGGCGGGACCCGGTTCCGGCACGAAACGATCCCGCGGAGGACGGGGGCTGGGGCCTGTCGGATCGAGAGCGCGACAGCCACGTCCGAAAACCGCCAGACGGCCATGCCCCGACTGCGGTATCACTACCGCCGTGGAGATCGACAGGGAATCCTGCCTCGCCGCCTTCCTCGGCCGCGACCGCCGCTTCGCCGGGCGCTTCTACGCCGGCGTCACGTCGACCGGCGTCTATTGCCGGCCCGGCTGCCCGGCCCCCCTGCCGAGACCGCGTAACGTCCTCTTCTTCCGTTGCGCGGCCGCCGCCGAGGAGGCGGGATTTCGCGCCTGCCGCCGCTGCCGTCCCGATACGGCCCCCGGGACCCCCGCCTGGACCGGCACGTCGGTCACGGTCGCGCGAGCGCTTCGCCAGATCGACGCGGGCCTGGCGGACGACGCCCCGCTCGGCGCCCTCGCAGCACGCCTCGGGGTCGGCGAACGGCACCTGCGGCGGCTCTTCGCCGAACATCTCGGGGCCTCCCCCATCGCCGTCGCCCGGACGCGGCGCCTCCACTTCGCGCGCAGGCTCCTCGACGACACGACGCTCCGGATGTCCGACGTCGCGCTCGCGGCCGGCTACTCCAGCGTCCGCCGTTTCAACGAAGCGATGCGGGCGGCGTTCGGCGTCCCGCCGTCGCGGCTGAGACGGCCGGTGTCGACGAGGACGGAATCCGCGCCCGCGGGGATCGCACTCGGCCTCCCCTTCCGCCCTCCGTTCGACGACACGGCCCTTCTCGCGTTCCTGGCGACCCGTGCCGTTCCGGGTATCGAAGAGGTCTCGGGCGGTGTCTATCGGCGGACGGCGGATCTCGGAGGCTCGGCCGGCATCGTAGAAGCGGGCGTCGACTCCGGGCGCGGTCTCCTGTCGCTCCGCCTCCGGGGCCTCGGTCCGGCCGTGGCGCTCGAGGCGGCCCGCCGCACCGCGCGCCTCTTCGACCTCGACGCCGACCCGGCCACGATCGCCGCGCATCTCGGTGCCGACCCTCTCCTGGCCCCGCTCCTGGCGCGACGTCCGGGGCTGCGGGTACCGGGAGCCTGGGACCCGTTCGAGACCGCCGTCCGGACGATCCTCGGACAGCAGGTCTCCGTGAGGGCGGCCCGCACGCTGGCGGCGAGACTCGCGTCACGATTCGGACGCAGCCTCGACGCCCGGACGGCGCGCGACGGGCTCACGCTCCTCTTCCCGCGCGCCGAGGAGCTGGCGGACGCCGACGTCGTCTCGATCGGGCTTCCCTCCCGGCGCGCGGAGACGATCCGCTTCCTGGCGCGCGAGGTCGCCCTCGGGCGCATCGACCTCGGTCCGGCCGCATCGCTCGACGAAGCCCAGAGGCGCCTGGCGGGAGTCCCCGGCATCGGCCCCTGGACGGCGCAGGTGATCGCCCTGCGCGCCCTCGGCGAGCCCGACGCACTGCCGGCGGGCGACCTCGGCCTCCGGAAGGCGCTCGCCGAGGGGGCCACGCTCCCGACGATCGCGGCCGTCGAGGCGCGCGCCCGCAGCTGGCGCCCCTGGCGCGCCTACGCCCTCATCCACCTCTGGACCGACCTCGCGAACAGGGAGAACGCATGA
- a CDS encoding YigZ family protein: MRISRAASFKVTVERSRFFALVLPAATEEDVLLAVKAAKGEHRKANHHCWAFRGRDAAGALVERSKDDGEVGHPGRLILELLRRDDLEGGLLVSRIFGGVKLGVGGVSRAFREAAEGALAALRESSGA; encoded by the coding sequence GTGAGGATCTCCCGCGCCGCATCGTTCAAGGTCACCGTCGAGAGGTCGCGCTTCTTCGCTCTCGTCCTTCCGGCTGCGACGGAAGAGGACGTGCTCCTCGCCGTGAAGGCGGCGAAGGGGGAGCACCGGAAGGCGAACCATCACTGCTGGGCGTTCCGCGGACGCGACGCCGCCGGCGCCCTCGTCGAGAGGTCGAAGGACGACGGCGAGGTGGGGCACCCCGGCCGCCTCATCCTCGAGCTCCTCCGCCGGGATGACCTCGAGGGGGGGCTTCTCGTGTCGCGCATCTTCGGGGGTGTGAAGCTCGGGGTCGGAGGGGTCTCGAGGGCTTTCCGCGAAGCCGCCGAGGGGGCCCTGGCCGCTCTCCGGGAATCCTCAGGAGCGTAA
- a CDS encoding DinB family protein: MQKDFERRLDDLDDWKDALLGSLAIESPERLAFRPDGKGWCALDVVQHLVLVEESVVGYARKKLQGPPQPVPALDRAKLALLVLILRSPVRFRAPAPVVIPAETFPLAELSVRWGKVREDLREILGSLPDERRRTLLFRHPIGGALDPQGTLDFVHEHAKHHDAQIRRTWRAAGCPK, from the coding sequence ATGCAGAAAGACTTCGAGCGGCGCCTCGACGATCTGGACGACTGGAAAGACGCCCTCCTGGGCTCTCTGGCCATCGAGAGCCCGGAAAGGCTGGCATTCCGCCCGGACGGAAAGGGCTGGTGCGCGCTCGACGTCGTCCAGCACCTCGTCCTCGTCGAGGAAAGCGTCGTCGGCTACGCGCGGAAGAAGCTCCAGGGGCCGCCGCAGCCCGTTCCGGCTCTCGACAGGGCGAAGCTCGCCCTCCTCGTTCTCATCCTGCGGTCGCCGGTCCGCTTTCGCGCGCCTGCGCCGGTGGTGATCCCGGCAGAGACGTTTCCGCTCGCGGAGCTCTCGGTCCGTTGGGGAAAGGTCCGCGAGGACCTCCGGGAGATCCTCGGGTCGCTGCCGGACGAGCGCCGCAGGACCCTCTTGTTTCGCCACCCGATCGGCGGCGCGCTCGACCCGCAGGGGACGCTCGACTTCGTCCACGAGCACGCGAAGCACCACGACGCCCAGATCCGCCGGACCTGGCGGGCGGCGGGCTGCCCGAAGTAG